Proteins encoded together in one Terriglobus saanensis SP1PR4 window:
- a CDS encoding bifunctional glycosyltransferase family 2/GtrA family protein → MSSDPIGELNLSAIAVLIPVRHIEPVLEETIAELMACGFALVVLVDDGSPQKDRPIFNRFARAGLPVLRHSVNLGKGRALKTGFNYILTEYPHLLGVVTADADGQHTVADIAHVAARLAVSGSEPILGVRSFSGNVPLRSRFGNTLTRVLFAFGTGVRVGDTQTGLRGLPMASLPELMTLDGERYEYEMTMLAHLCREGNKPVEVPIETVYIEGNRSSHFDPVWDSMRIYFVLARFFLSSILASGIDFLGFTVAFALTHHLAASVAFGRFSSLVNFALNRRFVFRNRGSVTVALLRYYALVILIAFLSYALIWVTVQRLHWNVFVAKLCVDAALSLMSFSVQRTFIFRRSTAV, encoded by the coding sequence ATGAGTTCCGACCCCATCGGCGAGTTGAACCTGTCGGCCATCGCTGTACTGATTCCGGTGCGGCATATCGAACCTGTCCTCGAAGAAACGATTGCAGAGCTCATGGCCTGCGGATTTGCACTCGTCGTGTTGGTCGATGATGGGAGCCCGCAGAAAGATCGACCGATCTTCAACCGCTTTGCCAGAGCAGGCCTCCCTGTTCTTCGCCACAGCGTAAATCTTGGCAAGGGACGGGCGCTTAAAACCGGCTTCAACTACATCTTGACGGAGTACCCTCACCTGCTCGGTGTGGTTACGGCGGATGCCGATGGACAACATACCGTAGCCGATATCGCACACGTCGCGGCACGGCTGGCTGTGAGCGGTTCGGAACCCATCTTGGGCGTGAGGTCTTTCTCAGGAAACGTCCCGCTCCGCAGTCGATTCGGGAACACGCTGACACGTGTTCTCTTCGCCTTTGGCACGGGCGTTCGCGTCGGCGATACACAGACCGGACTGCGAGGCCTTCCGATGGCCTCGCTTCCGGAGTTGATGACCCTCGATGGCGAGCGCTACGAGTACGAGATGACGATGCTCGCGCACCTTTGCCGCGAGGGAAACAAGCCTGTCGAGGTGCCAATCGAAACGGTCTACATCGAAGGTAATCGCTCGTCGCACTTCGATCCGGTGTGGGACTCGATGCGCATCTATTTTGTGCTTGCGCGGTTCTTTCTCTCGTCCATCCTTGCGTCGGGGATCGACTTCCTCGGATTCACCGTGGCTTTTGCACTGACGCATCACCTCGCCGCGAGTGTTGCGTTCGGACGCTTCAGCTCCCTGGTGAACTTCGCGTTGAACCGCCGCTTCGTCTTTCGGAATCGTGGTTCTGTTACCGTGGCGCTCCTGCGTTACTACGCACTTGTGATCCTCATCGCTTTTCTCAGTTATGCACTCATCTGGGTCACCGTGCAGCGGCTGCATTGGAACGTCTTTGTCGCGAAGCTTTGCGTCGATGCTGCTCTGAGCCTGATGAGCTTCTCTGTTCAACGCACCTTTATCTTCCGCCGCTCCACCGCGGTCTGA
- a CDS encoding tetratricopeptide repeat protein encodes MIDGRQWRSPARRNLLIGAGLPLLTICVVYSNSFANTFHFDDFHTVTDNPAVRHLTNLGRFFTDTHLFSVLPPNQTYRPVVSVSLALDYALGHGYSPFWFHLSTFIFFLILVALLWALFQDVYQRADPAGSWPSNRNATLALLGATWFGVHPAMAETVNYVIQRSDLYCTLGCVAALVLWARWPQGRRFGLYLVPFALALLSKPPAAVFPFLLFAYAVFFEFGEDRGRWRKSLVAILPALMVTLAGLCLQSAMTPKSFAPSILDPWAYRRGQPFVWLRYFGQLFLPIHLNVDSDLSPFDSLDGRAVLGILFALTLIAVIVWAARRRSAYPIAFGLIWFLVTQIPTSAYALSEMENDHRMFFSFPGLMLAVVWGMWLVLQHVMTTEKLRTLTPILIGVAIVLLCGYAWGAHVRNRVWKTEESLWLDDVIKSSHNGRGLMIYGLTQMNKGDYPTALEYFTKALQYTPNYATLEINLGVVHGVMGHRSEAEEHFRRAMLLTPNDDQVHAFYGRWLLGEERIPEALAEEQRAVALNPQRSIQRDLLLTVLSRTGDEASLRQAAIETLAIIPEDATARAFLQQAHPTNATDALNLSLAQYRQGQYAQSLESAQRALVFDPKMAEAYNNIGAAYGAMGRWDDAVANEIKALQINPELDIAKNNLAIFQQKRAATTGPPSVVADLINRSMALNQAGKFAESIDTARQALKLDPNSALAWNNIAANYEAMHQWDDAIAAAKTAIALQPDFPLAKNNLAWSEAQKRQGVR; translated from the coding sequence ATGATTGATGGCAGACAATGGAGGTCACCAGCACGTCGCAACTTGCTGATTGGGGCAGGATTGCCGCTCCTGACCATCTGCGTGGTGTACTCCAATTCGTTTGCGAACACGTTTCACTTCGACGACTTTCACACCGTTACGGATAACCCCGCAGTGCGGCATTTGACCAACCTGGGCCGGTTTTTTACCGATACGCACTTGTTCAGCGTGTTGCCCCCAAATCAGACTTACCGGCCTGTGGTGTCTGTGTCGCTTGCATTGGATTACGCGCTCGGACATGGCTATAGCCCGTTCTGGTTTCATCTCAGTACTTTTATTTTTTTTCTAATTCTTGTCGCTCTTCTTTGGGCACTCTTCCAAGACGTCTATCAGCGTGCGGATCCTGCGGGGTCATGGCCGAGTAACCGGAATGCGACGCTCGCTCTGCTGGGTGCAACGTGGTTCGGAGTACATCCGGCCATGGCCGAGACGGTGAACTACGTCATTCAGCGCAGCGATCTTTACTGCACGCTGGGTTGCGTGGCAGCGTTGGTGTTGTGGGCGCGATGGCCGCAGGGGCGGAGGTTTGGGCTTTACCTGGTGCCGTTTGCGCTTGCACTTCTGAGCAAGCCGCCAGCAGCGGTCTTTCCCTTCCTTCTGTTTGCCTACGCCGTTTTCTTCGAGTTCGGTGAGGATCGCGGACGTTGGCGGAAGAGCCTGGTGGCAATACTGCCTGCGCTGATGGTCACACTCGCGGGTCTTTGCCTGCAAAGCGCCATGACGCCCAAGAGCTTTGCGCCTTCGATCCTCGATCCTTGGGCCTATCGCAGGGGACAGCCCTTCGTCTGGCTGCGCTACTTCGGACAACTATTTCTTCCGATCCATCTCAATGTGGACTCTGACTTATCGCCGTTCGATTCGCTGGATGGGCGGGCCGTGCTTGGAATACTCTTCGCACTGACTCTGATTGCGGTGATCGTGTGGGCAGCGCGGCGTCGAAGCGCCTACCCCATCGCTTTTGGCCTGATCTGGTTCCTGGTCACGCAGATACCCACTTCGGCCTACGCCCTGTCTGAGATGGAAAACGATCATCGCATGTTCTTTTCCTTTCCTGGACTGATGCTGGCGGTGGTGTGGGGAATGTGGCTGGTGTTGCAGCACGTCATGACAACTGAAAAGCTGCGCACACTGACGCCGATTCTGATCGGCGTGGCTATTGTGCTGCTGTGTGGCTACGCTTGGGGCGCACACGTACGCAACCGTGTTTGGAAGACGGAAGAATCGCTTTGGCTGGACGACGTGATCAAGTCGTCGCACAACGGCCGTGGGTTGATGATCTACGGCCTCACGCAGATGAATAAGGGGGACTACCCCACTGCGTTGGAGTACTTTACGAAGGCCCTGCAATACACACCGAACTATGCCACGCTGGAGATCAATCTTGGTGTGGTGCATGGCGTCATGGGACATCGCTCTGAGGCGGAGGAGCATTTTCGCCGTGCCATGCTGTTGACCCCGAACGACGATCAGGTGCACGCCTTTTATGGGCGCTGGCTCCTCGGGGAAGAGCGAATTCCTGAAGCTCTTGCGGAAGAGCAACGGGCTGTCGCGCTGAATCCGCAGCGCTCCATACAGCGCGATCTCCTGCTTACGGTTCTCAGCCGCACCGGCGATGAAGCTTCTCTGCGTCAGGCCGCGATTGAGACGCTGGCCATTATTCCGGAAGATGCGACGGCGCGTGCGTTCCTTCAGCAGGCACATCCCACGAATGCAACCGACGCCCTGAACCTTTCGCTGGCCCAGTATCGCCAGGGCCAGTACGCTCAATCATTGGAGTCCGCGCAGAGGGCCCTGGTGTTCGATCCCAAGATGGCAGAGGCATACAACAACATCGGCGCAGCTTACGGTGCGATGGGCCGATGGGACGACGCCGTCGCAAACGAAATCAAGGCGCTCCAGATCAATCCGGAGCTCGACATCGCGAAGAACAACCTGGCGATCTTCCAACAGAAGCGAGCTGCGACAACTGGTCCGCCGTCTGTCGTTGCGGATCTCATCAACCGATCCATGGCGCTGAACCAGGCGGGCAAGTTTGCGGAGAGTATCGACACCGCGCGGCAGGCTCTGAAGCTTGATCCAAACTCAGCCCTCGCATGGAATAACATCGCGGCCAATTACGAAGCGATGCATCAGTGGGATGATGCGATTGCGGCGGCAAAGACGGCCATCGCACTGCAGCCCGACTTCCCGCTCGCGAAGAACAATCTGGCTTGGTCGGAGGCGCAGAAGAGGCAAGGTGTGCGCTAA
- a CDS encoding GDL motif peptide-associated radical SAM/SPASM maturase, whose protein sequence is METPPRYLTNQDFQRYIPVHVVWEITLACDLKCMHCGSRAGHRRPDELTTQECLDVVDALARLGTREVTLIGGEAYLRKDWTQIIRRCADHGIYCATQTGGRNFTQQRLQEAIDAGMNGLGVSLDGLEPLHDRLRGVPGSFRQALDTLQRAHDAGLSISVNTQIGAEIIPQLPELMEIILGAGAKQWQIQITVAMGNAVDHPELLLQPHRVLELMPMLARLYQEAAERGMLMVTGNNIGYFGPYEHIWRGFGDERVHWSGCNAGHTGLALEADGTVKGCPSLATVGFSGGNVRDLTLEHIWNHSKEIHFGRLRSIEDLWGFCRTCYYAEVCRGGCTWTSHSLLGKPGNNPYCHYRALELEKQGLRERVVKIRDAAPDSFAVGEFELITERIEDGTVAASSVSQKQLVQLGLSNDERWSPREGRVPPTLKLCRACNEYVWPHEVDCPHCGENIAASLAQYQEDTRRRREAMDAVRALIESYRAAETSVVPST, encoded by the coding sequence ATGGAAACGCCCCCACGCTATCTCACCAATCAGGATTTCCAGCGCTACATTCCCGTTCATGTCGTCTGGGAGATCACGCTGGCCTGCGATCTCAAGTGCATGCACTGCGGCTCCCGCGCTGGCCATCGCCGCCCTGACGAACTTACAACGCAAGAGTGCCTCGATGTCGTTGACGCGCTCGCGCGTCTAGGCACGCGCGAGGTCACGCTGATTGGCGGCGAAGCCTATCTGCGCAAGGACTGGACGCAGATCATCCGCCGTTGCGCTGACCACGGTATCTACTGCGCTACCCAGACGGGTGGCCGCAACTTCACGCAGCAGCGCCTGCAGGAAGCTATCGACGCAGGGATGAACGGATTGGGTGTCTCACTCGATGGCCTTGAGCCTCTGCATGACAGACTCCGAGGTGTCCCCGGTTCCTTCCGCCAGGCCCTCGATACACTCCAGCGCGCCCACGATGCTGGACTTAGCATCAGCGTGAATACGCAAATCGGCGCCGAGATCATTCCACAACTTCCTGAGCTTATGGAGATTATTCTCGGAGCTGGTGCCAAGCAATGGCAGATCCAGATTACGGTCGCCATGGGCAATGCTGTCGATCACCCGGAGTTGCTCTTGCAACCTCACCGTGTGCTCGAACTGATGCCCATGCTTGCACGCCTCTATCAGGAAGCGGCAGAGCGCGGGATGCTGATGGTCACTGGCAATAACATTGGTTACTTCGGCCCCTATGAGCACATCTGGCGAGGCTTCGGCGACGAGCGTGTCCACTGGAGCGGCTGCAATGCGGGTCATACCGGTCTGGCTCTCGAAGCCGACGGTACGGTGAAGGGCTGTCCTTCGCTGGCGACCGTTGGCTTCTCGGGCGGTAACGTTCGTGACCTCACGCTCGAACACATCTGGAACCACAGTAAGGAGATCCACTTCGGCCGCCTCCGTTCCATCGAAGACCTTTGGGGGTTTTGTCGCACCTGCTACTACGCCGAGGTCTGTCGCGGCGGCTGCACATGGACCTCACACTCGCTTCTTGGCAAACCGGGAAACAATCCATACTGCCACTACCGTGCCCTGGAGCTGGAAAAGCAGGGGCTCCGCGAGCGCGTGGTCAAGATCCGCGATGCCGCTCCGGACTCCTTCGCAGTCGGTGAGTTTGAGCTGATCACGGAACGGATCGAGGATGGCACTGTAGCCGCCAGTTCGGTATCGCAAAAGCAACTCGTCCAACTGGGTTTAAGTAACGACGAAAGATGGTCGCCGCGCGAAGGCCGTGTGCCTCCGACGCTCAAACTTTGCCGCGCGTGTAACGAATATGTGTGGCCGCATGAAGTCGATTGTCCACACTGCGGAGAAAACATCGCCGCGTCGCTGGCGCAGTACCAGGAAGACACGCGCCGCCGCCGTGAAGCCATGGACGCTGTCCGCGCGCTCATAGAGAGCTATCGAGCAGCGGAGACCTCGGTTGTGCCATCCACATGA
- a CDS encoding DUF1843 domain-containing protein translates to MSETGSHHPIPLYAVSIHNAAASGDLAAMKKTVTDAEEHLKTYGNVGAAVEALKVEIAKLESDTKGPIIRPLYGRPIDDAIKSGDLQKMKAIAAEAKSYKGSDISAEVKKLNAEIAKLEGK, encoded by the coding sequence ATGTCCGAGACAGGTTCCCACCACCCCATCCCTCTGTATGCCGTCAGTATTCACAATGCAGCGGCCAGCGGCGATCTAGCTGCTATGAAGAAGACTGTCACCGATGCCGAGGAGCATTTGAAGACGTACGGCAACGTGGGCGCGGCCGTAGAAGCGCTCAAGGTAGAGATAGCCAAGCTAGAATCCGATACAAAAGGCCCAATCATTCGCCCGCTCTACGGCCGTCCTATCGACGACGCGATCAAGAGTGGCGATTTGCAAAAGATGAAGGCTATCGCTGCTGAAGCAAAGAGCTACAAAGGCAGCGACATCTCTGCTGAGGTCAAAAAACTCAACGCCGAGATTGCCAAACTGGAAGGTAAGTAA
- a CDS encoding DUF1843 domain-containing protein: MTDVRPYGVAIQQAVASGDLQKMKSTLLTAEKHVADYGDVSSALEVLKIEIAKLEAHK, encoded by the coding sequence ATGACAGATGTCAGGCCTTACGGCGTCGCAATCCAGCAAGCAGTAGCAAGCGGCGATCTCCAAAAGATGAAATCGACCTTGCTCACCGCGGAAAAACATGTTGCCGACTACGGTGACGTATCTTCCGCGCTCGAAGTGCTCAAAATCGAAATAGCAAAACTCGAAGCTCACAAATAA
- a CDS encoding ABC transporter ATP-binding protein, translating to MESTEKQVEHGFAKVFHERVQAMRSIPPVLGIVWAAAPAIVAWGVVLRVVIALLPLALLFVSRLIINGVVAVVERHELLGLRFWWLVGLEFGLAILIAVLSRVLSYLDAVLADRYTHHISVRVIEHASQLDLTLYEDPVFYDRLERARVQATDRLVMIQAIGNLIQQMVTTIALSLAILWLAPWLLLLLLAGVIPGFLGETHFAFLGYAKNFRQTPLNRQLDYLRLLGGSKEAAKELKLFGLHKFLTDRFTKISETIRKENLALSVRRLRVGAALSIISTLGYYTAYAWTIWKTLQGGFDIGTLAFLTGAILQASGALQQVFSTLSGIADQALFLTDLLAFFDMQPTVKSKPNPLPVPVPILKGFEFRNVSFSYPGSSRKVLADFNLFLARGQRIALIGENGQGKTTIVKLLTRLYDPTEGQILLDGIDLREYSMEQLHHETGVIFQDFMRYEMTVRENIGIGRIEQLDQDQDIERAAEKSLADDVVKRLGGGYEQMLGRRFASGVDLSGGEWQKLALARAYLRDAQLLILDEPTAALDARSEAEVFERFAELTQGKMAVLISHRFSTVRMVDRIVVLEGGRLVEEGTHDELLRLGGRYATMFELQAASYR from the coding sequence ATGGAATCGACGGAAAAACAGGTGGAGCATGGCTTCGCAAAGGTCTTCCACGAAAGAGTACAGGCGATGCGCAGCATTCCGCCTGTACTGGGAATAGTTTGGGCGGCTGCTCCGGCCATCGTTGCATGGGGTGTTGTTCTCCGGGTCGTGATTGCGCTGCTACCTCTCGCTCTTCTGTTCGTCTCCCGCCTCATCATTAATGGTGTAGTGGCGGTAGTGGAGCGGCATGAGCTGTTAGGCTTGCGTTTCTGGTGGCTGGTTGGTCTGGAGTTTGGCCTGGCGATTCTTATCGCCGTGCTCTCCCGCGTGCTCTCCTACCTGGATGCCGTGCTGGCCGACCGGTATACGCACCACATCAGCGTTCGCGTGATCGAGCACGCTTCGCAGCTGGATCTGACCCTGTATGAGGATCCCGTCTTCTACGACCGTCTGGAGCGAGCGCGTGTGCAGGCCACCGACCGCTTGGTAATGATCCAGGCCATTGGCAATCTCATCCAGCAGATGGTCACGACCATCGCTCTCTCTCTTGCGATTCTTTGGCTCGCGCCGTGGCTGCTTCTGCTTCTGCTGGCCGGCGTTATTCCGGGTTTCCTGGGAGAGACGCACTTTGCTTTCCTCGGTTATGCAAAAAATTTCCGCCAGACACCGCTCAACCGGCAACTGGATTACCTCCGTCTGCTCGGTGGAAGCAAAGAAGCGGCGAAGGAACTCAAACTCTTCGGTCTGCATAAGTTTTTAACCGATCGCTTTACAAAGATTTCGGAGACCATCCGGAAAGAAAATCTTGCCCTCTCCGTGCGGCGGCTTCGTGTCGGTGCTGCACTTTCGATCATCAGCACCCTCGGTTATTACACCGCGTATGCGTGGACGATCTGGAAGACACTCCAGGGTGGCTTCGATATCGGCACACTCGCCTTCCTGACCGGTGCGATTCTCCAGGCCAGCGGCGCTCTGCAGCAGGTCTTCTCTACGCTCTCTGGCATTGCGGATCAGGCGCTCTTTCTTACCGATCTGCTGGCCTTCTTCGATATGCAGCCGACGGTCAAATCGAAACCCAATCCGCTTCCTGTGCCAGTGCCTATCCTCAAAGGCTTTGAGTTCCGCAATGTCTCGTTCTCCTACCCTGGAAGCTCGCGCAAGGTGCTGGCGGACTTCAACCTGTTTCTCGCACGCGGTCAGCGCATTGCGCTGATCGGCGAAAATGGTCAGGGCAAGACCACGATTGTGAAGCTGCTCACGCGGCTTTACGATCCGACTGAAGGGCAGATTCTGCTGGATGGAATCGATCTGCGCGAGTACAGCATGGAGCAGTTGCATCACGAAACCGGTGTGATCTTTCAGGACTTCATGCGCTACGAGATGACCGTGCGCGAGAACATCGGCATCGGCCGTATCGAACAACTGGACCAGGACCAAGACATTGAGCGCGCCGCGGAGAAGAGCCTTGCGGATGATGTTGTCAAGCGATTGGGCGGAGGATATGAGCAGATGCTGGGTCGCCGCTTTGCTTCGGGCGTCGATCTCTCTGGAGGCGAGTGGCAGAAGCTTGCTTTGGCAAGAGCGTATCTTCGCGATGCTCAACTTCTGATTCTCGACGAGCCTACTGCCGCACTCGATGCGCGCAGCGAGGCAGAGGTCTTCGAGCGTTTTGCCGAACTAACGCAGGGAAAGATGGCGGTGCTGATCTCGCATCGCTTCTCGACCGTCCGAATGGTGGACCGGATCGTGGTCCTCGAGGGCGGCCGTCTTGTAGAAGAAGGCACCCACGATGAACTGCTCCGTCTGGGCGGACGCTATGCCACGATGTTTGAACTACAGGCGGCGAGCTACCGATGA